The Microbulbifer sp. YPW1 genome contains a region encoding:
- a CDS encoding VOC family protein produces MKSNCMHLAIPAGDLQVTKAFYCDVLGCKSGNSEEGRWVDIDFWGNELTLHQSAEQLPNVRHEVDMGAVAVPHFGAHLSDAEFQALKARIEAAGLEYLDKPYRRFVGDEYEQETFFIKDPNGNVLEMKSMVNPDLMFK; encoded by the coding sequence ATGAAATCCAACTGTATGCACTTGGCAATACCCGCTGGAGACTTGCAGGTAACTAAGGCGTTCTACTGTGATGTGCTGGGCTGCAAGAGCGGCAATAGTGAGGAGGGGCGCTGGGTGGATATCGATTTCTGGGGCAACGAACTGACCCTACACCAGAGTGCGGAGCAGTTACCCAATGTGCGCCACGAAGTGGATATGGGTGCCGTGGCCGTACCGCATTTCGGTGCGCACCTGTCGGACGCGGAGTTCCAGGCACTCAAGGCGCGTATCGAGGCTGCCGGACTGGAGTATCTGGACAAACCCTATCGCCGATTCGTAGGGGACGAATACGAGCAGGAGACGTTTTTCATCAAGGACCCCAACGGCAACGTGCTGGAAATGAAGTCCATGGTGAACCCGGATCTGATGTTCAAATAA
- a CDS encoding ABC transporter transmembrane domain-containing protein, with protein MSHQTEAADPSVQAASASSAASMNARQMMAALWQFMRPYKKTLFGAAVALVFTAGVTLAIGQGVRLLVDKGLTGDSSAALGQAVLVLMVLAVLMAIGTYARHYLVSWMGERVVADLRKAVFDHIVTLHPSYFETNRSGEIMSRLTTDTTLLQHIIGTSFSMALRSGLMFVGALVLLLFTNLKLSLMVLVGVPLVLLPIVLYGRRVRKLSKASQDSIADVGSYAGEIIQHIKTVQSYTREQHEQQAFSAEVETAFDVAKQRVRQRSLLIAVVILLMFGAVSALLWVGGNDMIAGRMSSGDLAAFVFYAIMMGSAVATISEVYGELQRATGATERLVDLLNVQAEIPASSNPVDSELPAIDTEAELVFDRVAFSYPSRLDRPAIDGLDLTVAAGKSLALVGPSGAGKSTLLELLQRFYDPSGGRITLDGVDIRDLDTGTLRRQIAVVPQQPALFTADVWYNIRYGKPDATDAEVIAAAKAAHAHEFIEQLPDGYNSHLGEQGTRLSGGQKQRIAIARAILKDPKILLLDEATSALDAESEYHVQQALEALMKNRTTIIIAHRLATILHADSIAVLDRGQLVAQGTHGELIAASPLYKRLAELQFQDVEAPGRA; from the coding sequence ATGTCCCACCAAACCGAAGCCGCTGATCCTTCCGTGCAAGCCGCGTCGGCAAGCTCAGCCGCAAGTATGAATGCGCGTCAGATGATGGCTGCGCTTTGGCAGTTTATGCGGCCCTACAAGAAGACTTTATTTGGCGCGGCAGTTGCCCTTGTGTTTACCGCTGGCGTCACCCTCGCCATTGGTCAGGGCGTGCGCCTGCTGGTCGACAAGGGACTGACCGGAGACTCCAGCGCCGCGCTTGGCCAGGCAGTACTGGTACTGATGGTGCTTGCGGTGCTGATGGCCATTGGCACCTACGCACGGCATTACCTGGTGTCGTGGATGGGGGAGCGGGTGGTGGCGGACCTGCGCAAGGCGGTGTTCGACCATATCGTGACGCTGCACCCGAGCTATTTCGAGACCAACCGCAGTGGCGAGATCATGTCCCGCCTCACCACTGACACGACACTGCTGCAACATATTATCGGCACGTCGTTTTCCATGGCGCTGCGCAGTGGATTGATGTTTGTGGGCGCGTTGGTGCTGTTGCTGTTCACCAACCTGAAATTGAGCCTGATGGTGCTGGTGGGGGTGCCGTTGGTGTTGTTGCCCATCGTGCTGTATGGCCGCCGGGTGCGGAAACTGTCGAAGGCCAGCCAAGACTCGATCGCCGATGTAGGCAGCTACGCCGGCGAGATCATCCAACACATCAAGACGGTGCAGAGCTACACCCGCGAACAGCACGAGCAGCAAGCCTTCTCCGCGGAAGTGGAAACCGCGTTTGATGTCGCCAAACAGCGGGTGCGCCAGCGCTCACTGTTGATCGCGGTGGTGATCCTGCTGATGTTCGGTGCGGTAAGTGCACTGTTGTGGGTGGGCGGCAATGACATGATCGCCGGACGTATGAGCAGTGGCGACCTGGCCGCGTTTGTATTCTACGCCATCATGATGGGCTCGGCGGTGGCGACGATCTCCGAGGTGTATGGGGAGCTGCAGCGAGCCACAGGCGCCACCGAGCGGCTGGTCGACCTGCTGAATGTTCAGGCGGAAATTCCCGCGAGCAGCAATCCTGTCGATAGCGAGCTCCCTGCTATTGATACAGAAGCCGAGCTGGTGTTCGACCGGGTAGCGTTCAGCTATCCGTCGCGACTGGACCGACCGGCGATCGACGGTCTCGATCTGACAGTGGCGGCGGGCAAGAGCCTGGCCCTGGTGGGCCCCTCCGGCGCGGGTAAGTCCACTTTGCTTGAGCTGTTGCAGCGGTTCTACGATCCCAGCGGTGGGCGTATCACCCTGGATGGGGTGGACATCCGGGATTTGGATACCGGCACCCTGCGTCGTCAGATCGCCGTGGTGCCCCAGCAGCCGGCGCTGTTTACCGCCGATGTCTGGTACAACATCCGCTACGGCAAACCGGATGCGACCGATGCGGAGGTAATCGCCGCGGCAAAGGCCGCCCACGCCCACGAATTTATTGAGCAGCTGCCGGATGGTTACAACAGTCACCTGGGTGAGCAGGGTACCCGTCTGTCCGGTGGCCAGAAGCAGCGGATCGCCATTGCCCGCGCAATCCTCAAAGACCCGAAAATCCTGTTGCTGGACGAAGCCACCAGTGCGCTGGATGCGGAGAGCGAGTACCACGTGCAGCAGGCGCTGGAAGCACTGATGAAGAACCGCACCACCATCATCATCGCCCATCGGCTGGCGACTATCCTGCACGCAGACAGTATCGCGGTATTGGATCGGGGACAGCTGGTGGCACAGGGTACCCACGGAGAACTGATCGCGGCGTCGCCGCTGTACAAGCGCCTGGCCGAATTGCAGTTTCAGGATGTGGAGGCACCCGGCAGGGCCTGA
- a CDS encoding outer membrane protein OmpK, giving the protein MTLPRSLPALATGLLTLCTSLSAAADVLWQDNSLTALYGRDYKVNYSLSTDDSSRGVLTFEHASGHSWGDLFLFSDYLSSEDGSSELYTEVSPRLSLGKLSGREFAYGPVKDVLLAGQLELGNMDDPDNLTATGPHFVNKLAGVGFDLAAPGFSYLQANLYHRTNENKADNEQLTLVWGLPFNLGNESFLYDGFIDWASASADAHPSMNFTSQLKWDIGARSGHPKKLYAGIEYVHWNDKFGIKDGTFGIDSNERNINLLLKYHF; this is encoded by the coding sequence ATGACGCTCCCCCGCTCCCTGCCCGCGCTGGCTACAGGCCTGCTTACCCTGTGCACTTCCCTCAGCGCAGCTGCCGACGTGTTGTGGCAGGACAATAGCCTGACCGCGCTGTACGGCCGGGACTACAAGGTCAACTACAGCCTCTCCACCGATGACAGCAGCCGCGGTGTACTCACCTTTGAGCACGCCAGTGGCCACAGCTGGGGAGACCTGTTCCTGTTCTCGGATTACCTCTCCTCGGAAGATGGCTCCAGCGAGCTGTATACCGAAGTCTCCCCGCGCCTGAGCCTGGGCAAGCTGAGTGGCCGCGAGTTCGCCTACGGTCCGGTAAAAGATGTCTTGCTGGCGGGGCAGTTGGAGCTCGGTAATATGGACGACCCGGACAACCTCACCGCCACCGGCCCGCACTTCGTCAACAAGCTCGCGGGGGTCGGTTTCGATCTGGCGGCCCCGGGATTCTCCTATCTGCAGGCCAACCTCTATCACCGCACCAATGAGAACAAGGCGGACAACGAACAGCTGACCCTGGTGTGGGGACTGCCGTTCAATCTGGGGAACGAGTCCTTTCTGTACGATGGGTTTATCGACTGGGCCAGCGCATCGGCAGATGCGCACCCGAGCATGAATTTCACTTCCCAGCTGAAGTGGGATATCGGTGCGCGCAGTGGCCACCCCAAAAAGCTCTACGCCGGGATCGAGTATGTCCACTGGAATGACAAGTTCGGCATCAAGGACGGCACCTTCGGCATTGACTCCAATGAGCGCAATATCAACCTACTGCTGAAATACCATTTCTGA
- a CDS encoding DUF3574 domain-containing protein, whose product MALRRMHGTRIKLLFASLMVATIAACGGPSALRCQPGETRQFHDLLYFGTAIGSPPVAEVSETQWQGFVDEVLSRHFADGLTVIPAAGQWKPAAGVPLRERSYVLSLVHSGSPEVESSISAAIDHYKRAFDQESVLRVRSPACVAFR is encoded by the coding sequence ATGGCATTAAGAAGAATGCACGGGACACGCATAAAACTACTGTTCGCTTCGTTAATGGTTGCCACGATTGCGGCCTGTGGCGGCCCATCGGCACTGCGCTGCCAGCCCGGGGAAACCCGGCAATTTCACGACCTTTTGTATTTCGGCACCGCCATTGGCAGTCCGCCTGTTGCGGAGGTGTCCGAGACACAGTGGCAAGGTTTTGTGGACGAAGTCCTGTCCCGGCATTTCGCGGACGGGCTGACCGTGATCCCGGCCGCAGGACAGTGGAAGCCCGCCGCCGGGGTTCCACTGCGCGAGCGAAGCTATGTGCTCTCGCTGGTACATTCGGGTAGTCCAGAGGTCGAGTCCTCGATCAGCGCGGCGATCGATCACTACAAGCGGGCTTTCGATCAGGAGTCTGTCCTCAGGGTACGCAGCCCGGCCTGCGTGGCATTTCGCTAG
- a CDS encoding AraC family transcriptional regulator, which produces MLSSWGCAISAWPAPRSIALDNIGRIEASQIRVAPEVLPICSEFWIGTIVALCEDVLKRPLHNLRLYLPYPDPGYGESYRAHFNCPVVFDAATLRLEFDAAHLYDRAPYASSLVLQKCVQSCESILAELESEDSIAHQVRAMLMENPGEFPDAGEVAKALGLSVRSLGRRLNQSGHSFQSVLNETRKEMALQYLQQTSMSVPEIATRVGFSDASNFRKAFKKWTKATPATFRPE; this is translated from the coding sequence ATGCTTTCGAGCTGGGGCTGCGCTATCTCCGCCTGGCCAGCCCCGCGGTCAATAGCACTAGACAATATCGGGCGGATTGAGGCGAGTCAGATACGGGTCGCCCCTGAGGTGCTGCCAATCTGCTCGGAGTTCTGGATAGGGACAATCGTCGCCCTGTGTGAAGACGTGTTGAAGCGACCGCTGCATAACCTGCGCCTGTACCTGCCCTACCCGGATCCGGGCTACGGCGAAAGTTACCGGGCACACTTCAACTGTCCGGTTGTATTTGATGCTGCGACACTGCGGCTGGAGTTTGATGCCGCGCACCTTTACGACAGGGCGCCCTATGCAAGTTCGCTGGTGCTACAGAAATGCGTGCAATCCTGTGAATCCATTCTGGCGGAACTGGAGTCCGAAGACAGCATTGCCCATCAGGTAAGGGCAATGCTCATGGAAAACCCCGGCGAGTTTCCCGACGCGGGCGAGGTGGCAAAAGCACTCGGATTATCGGTTCGCTCGCTGGGGCGCAGGCTCAATCAAAGTGGGCACAGTTTCCAATCCGTGCTGAATGAGACCCGCAAGGAAATGGCCCTGCAGTATTTGCAGCAGACCTCGATGAGTGTGCCGGAAATTGCCACGCGGGTCGGTTTTTCCGATGCATCAAACTTTCGCAAGGCTTTCAAAAAGTGGACCAAGGCAACCCCCGCAACCTTCCGTCCGGAGTGA
- a CDS encoding transglutaminase domain-containing protein yields the protein MRWMAIFIVALQLGCAGTPSSAPPRALSGGSITTGEAALSEDQAESLAEALEITFGQSMEPGASALAGPGYSQGLLAVSPEMRAFVDSIDPSLSPNQRFRQILRTLKQQRFELIYDLDTTATAAEAFAERRGNCISFSALMVALAREVGLEAHFNRVYAPMGRRTTSGSGGNALIQNILHINAEVSFGWSTRILEFNFDPRSPHRHKRLADATVQSLYLNNRALELEKEQRREEAVDMLQEALTLNPASSLLWNTLGYVHRRGGNLELAELSYSQALALDRGNTAAEHNLRNVYRLQSRRALSQAQLTADSDAES from the coding sequence ATGCGATGGATGGCAATTTTTATCGTGGCGCTACAGCTGGGTTGTGCGGGCACTCCCAGCTCCGCGCCCCCACGGGCACTAAGCGGGGGTTCTATCACCACCGGTGAGGCGGCCCTGAGCGAAGATCAGGCCGAATCACTGGCAGAAGCACTGGAAATCACCTTCGGCCAATCAATGGAACCGGGAGCATCCGCACTGGCCGGGCCCGGTTACTCACAGGGATTGCTTGCGGTCAGTCCGGAAATGCGGGCGTTTGTGGATTCGATCGATCCATCCCTCAGCCCCAACCAGCGATTCCGCCAGATTCTGCGCACCCTGAAGCAACAGCGTTTTGAACTGATTTACGATCTCGATACCACCGCCACCGCCGCGGAGGCGTTTGCCGAGCGCCGCGGCAACTGTATTTCATTTTCTGCACTGATGGTGGCGCTGGCGCGGGAGGTGGGGCTGGAAGCCCATTTCAACCGGGTATATGCCCCCATGGGGCGCAGGACAACGTCGGGAAGCGGTGGCAATGCACTGATACAGAATATCCTGCATATCAATGCGGAGGTTTCCTTCGGCTGGTCCACGCGCATTCTCGAATTCAACTTCGATCCGCGCAGCCCACACCGGCACAAGCGACTGGCCGATGCCACGGTGCAGTCCCTGTACCTGAACAACCGCGCACTGGAACTGGAGAAAGAACAGCGGCGGGAAGAAGCGGTCGACATGTTGCAGGAGGCCCTGACCCTCAACCCCGCCTCCAGCCTGCTGTGGAATACCCTCGGTTATGTCCACCGACGGGGTGGCAATCTGGAACTGGCAGAGCTGAGTTACAGCCAGGCGCTGGCACTGGACAGAGGCAACACCGCGGCCGAGCACAACCTGCGCAATGTGTACCGCTTGCAGAGCCGGCGCGCACTGTCACAGGCACAACTGACCGCTGACAGTGATGCCGAGTCCTAA
- a CDS encoding RidA family protein, whose product MSRKLISSGSDFERKIGYSRAVVDGDYVFVSGTTGFNYATNSISDDVTEQADQCFSNIEQALQEAGSGIDKIVRVTYILPDREDFKPCWPVFEKWLGDVRPAATFFEARLLEDAMKIEIQVTARV is encoded by the coding sequence GTGAGCAGAAAACTGATTTCCAGTGGATCGGACTTTGAACGAAAAATCGGTTATTCCCGCGCGGTGGTCGATGGGGACTATGTATTTGTCTCCGGTACTACCGGCTTCAACTATGCCACCAACAGCATCAGCGACGATGTGACGGAGCAGGCGGATCAGTGCTTCAGCAATATCGAGCAGGCGCTGCAGGAAGCGGGCAGCGGTATCGATAAGATCGTACGGGTGACTTACATTCTGCCCGACCGCGAGGACTTCAAGCCCTGCTGGCCGGTGTTCGAAAAGTGGCTGGGGGATGTGCGCCCGGCAGCAACCTTTTTTGAGGCGCGACTGCTGGAGGATGCCATGAAGATCGAGATTCAGGTAACCGCCCGGGTCTGA